In Patescibacteria group bacterium, a single genomic region encodes these proteins:
- a CDS encoding virulence RhuM family protein has protein sequence MQDNPPNNGIIIYEGTEGKPRLEVRMQGETVWLNQDQLAELFNKGRSTIAEHILNIFREGELDERVVCREFRRTTEHGAIKGKTQEVSVRHYNLDVVISVGYRVNSVQGTHFRQWATARLREYIVKGFAMDDERLKDLGGGGYWKELLARIRDIRSSEKVFYRQILDIYATSIDYDARAETSIEFFKKIQNKVHCAVHGQTAAEVIYSRADAEKDFMGLTTFAGSKPQLKDVAIAKNYLNEKELRALGQIVSGYLDFAERQAEREIPMKMVDWAKHLDGILASTGEQLLSGAGAVSHEQAVDKATVEYRKYQQKTLSDVEKAYLDAMVGVQKRVEKRVGEGNNEK, from the coding sequence ATGCAAGACAATCCACCAAACAATGGAATAATTATTTACGAAGGCACCGAGGGCAAGCCTCGTCTTGAGGTGCGCATGCAGGGCGAGACGGTGTGGCTTAATCAGGATCAGCTTGCCGAACTATTCAATAAAGGCCGTTCAACTATCGCAGAGCACATACTTAATATCTTTAGAGAGGGTGAATTGGATGAGAGGGTGGTATGTCGGGAATTCCGACGAACCACAGAACACGGCGCTATAAAGGGAAAAACGCAAGAAGTATCAGTGAGGCACTACAATTTGGATGTCGTTATATCGGTTGGGTACCGCGTAAATTCCGTACAGGGCACACATTTTCGCCAGTGGGCCACAGCACGGCTTAGGGAGTATATCGTCAAAGGTTTTGCAATGGACGACGAACGTCTGAAGGATCTCGGTGGCGGTGGATATTGGAAAGAGCTCCTGGCTCGCATCCGCGACATTCGCAGCAGCGAGAAAGTATTTTATCGCCAAATTTTGGATATCTACGCTACGAGCATCGACTATGATGCCCGAGCCGAGACCTCTATAGAATTTTTCAAAAAGATCCAAAATAAAGTCCACTGCGCCGTGCATGGGCAGACGGCAGCGGAAGTTATTTATAGCCGAGCTGATGCCGAAAAGGATTTTATGGGCCTGACGACCTTTGCTGGCTCGAAACCGCAACTCAAGGATGTGGCGATCGCTAAGAATTATTTGAATGAGAAAGAGCTGCGCGCACTCGGGCAGATTGTTTCCGGATATCTCGACTTCGCCGAGCGTCAAGCTGAGCGGGAGATTCCGATGAAAATGGTAGACTGGGCGAAGCACCTCGATGGGATACTCGCTTCCACTGGCGAACAGTTGTTGTCCGGCGCAGGAGCGGTGAGTCATGAGCAGGCGGTGGATAAAGCCACTGTCGAGTACCGGAAATATCAACAAAAGACACTGAGCGATGTCGAAAAAGCGTACTTGGATGCTATGGTTGGCGTGCAGAAAAGGGTTGAGAAGAGGGTGGGGGAGGGGAATAATGAGAAATAA
- a CDS encoding TspO/MBR family protein, which produces MNNSIKLIITLIVPQLAGLIGALFTTPNIDGWYAGIVKPMINPSAWVFGPVWTTLFVLMGIAAYIVWRKGLERREVKIALGLFLGQLVLNTLWSIIFFGMQSPGAAFVELVFLWVAIVASIVAFAKVSRPAAWLLAPYILWVSFAGYLNFSIWMLN; this is translated from the coding sequence ATGAATAATTCAATCAAACTCATCATCACGCTCATCGTTCCACAGCTCGCTGGCCTCATCGGCGCTCTATTCACTACGCCGAACATCGACGGTTGGTATGCGGGCATCGTGAAGCCGATGATCAATCCGTCGGCGTGGGTGTTTGGGCCGGTCTGGACGACACTCTTTGTACTCATGGGTATCGCCGCGTATATAGTGTGGCGGAAAGGGCTGGAGCGTAGGGAAGTGAAGATCGCTCTCGGTCTCTTTCTCGGTCAGCTCGTGCTCAATACCCTGTGGTCGATCATCTTTTTCGGCATGCAGAGCCCAGGCGCCGCTTTTGTTGAGCTCGTCTTTTTGTGGGTCGCTATCGTCGCTTCAATCGTCGCCTTCGCGAAGGTCTCGCGGCCAGCTGCTTGGCTTCTCGCCCCCTACATCCTCTGGGTGAGCTTTGCGGGGTACCTAAATTTCAGTATTTGGATGTTGAATTAG
- the topA gene encoding type I DNA topoisomerase — translation MPQKSSTKKSSGKIKAMAEDAPATHGFARKTGKKLLIVESPAKAKTISKYLDGEYTVRASVGHVRDLPKNNKKAIDIPGGFIPHYEISKGKEKVVAELAELAKTAEEVLLATDPDREGEAIAWHIKEALKLKNPKRIVFHEITKDAVKEAMEHPRDIDENLRRAQEARRVLDRLVGYDLSGLIWKKVRYGLSAGRVQSPALRIIMEREREIRAFIPEAFWVISAEVQPATTSKGTTAPAFTVTCVEEPRDQKEMERIVDVGTKAGEENGWYISGISETDTKRSPKAPFITSTLQQAASSRLGYAPSRTMGIAQKLYEAGHISYMRTDSTNLSQQALTQIYSTIESTWGKEYLNPRVFTTKSKNAQEAHEAIRPTNIGQRTAGSAPEQEALYELIWQRTVASQMSDARIMRTKVTANITAEVLAKLGAKEIPDFTINGSRVLFPGWIAADPEARGEDVEVPKVSKDEALSLIAMKTDAKTTEPPGRYSEAGLVKELEKRGIGRPSTYASIIKTIEEREYVVKEQKALKPTDTGDVVSSFLENNFAEYISDTFTADMEDKLDDIALGKAEYEKTLKNFYTPFQKDIKAKEKTAKATDLGAAPDEFKCPVCGGDMIIKLGRTGKFLSCAKFPDCTGARTFEGKELAGPKETGEACPECGKGKLIEREGRFGKFICCNLYPKCKFIKKDAELERQNSTGVACPMCGTGMMTERRGRFGLFYSCSNYPKCKNAIKAKPTGNICSHGRDKGDGKGLTPCGALMMAGTKTIPERCSDKTCPNHNPHKLV, via the coding sequence ATGCCACAAAAAAGTTCAACAAAAAAATCTTCCGGAAAAATAAAGGCGATGGCGGAAGATGCGCCTGCGACACACGGCTTTGCTCGAAAAACCGGCAAAAAGTTGCTCATCGTCGAGTCTCCGGCGAAAGCGAAGACTATTTCTAAATATCTCGACGGCGAGTACACCGTGCGTGCGTCGGTTGGACACGTGCGTGACCTCCCAAAAAACAACAAGAAGGCCATCGACATCCCTGGCGGCTTTATCCCCCACTACGAAATTTCCAAAGGCAAAGAAAAAGTCGTCGCCGAATTGGCCGAGCTCGCCAAGACCGCTGAAGAAGTCCTCCTCGCCACCGACCCCGATCGAGAAGGCGAGGCTATTGCTTGGCACATTAAGGAGGCGTTGAAATTAAAAAACCCAAAACGTATCGTCTTCCACGAAATCACCAAGGATGCGGTGAAAGAAGCGATGGAACATCCGCGCGACATCGACGAAAATCTGCGTCGTGCCCAAGAAGCCCGCCGCGTACTCGACCGACTCGTGGGATATGACCTTTCCGGCCTCATCTGGAAGAAGGTGAGATACGGCCTTTCTGCTGGTCGCGTACAATCCCCCGCCTTGCGCATCATCATGGAGCGCGAGCGCGAGATTCGCGCCTTCATCCCCGAAGCGTTTTGGGTGATCAGTGCTGAAGTACAGCCAGCGACCACCTCAAAAGGCACCACCGCTCCGGCCTTCACCGTGACCTGCGTCGAAGAGCCGCGCGATCAGAAAGAAATGGAGCGTATCGTGGACGTCGGCACCAAAGCGGGCGAAGAAAACGGCTGGTACATCTCCGGCATTTCCGAAACCGACACCAAGCGTTCGCCAAAAGCGCCATTCATCACTTCCACTCTCCAACAAGCCGCGAGCTCACGACTCGGCTACGCTCCTTCCCGCACCATGGGTATCGCCCAGAAGCTGTACGAAGCAGGCCACATCAGCTACATGCGTACTGACAGCACTAACCTCAGCCAGCAAGCTTTGACGCAGATTTACTCGACCATCGAGAGCACTTGGGGCAAGGAGTATCTTAATCCGCGTGTCTTCACGACCAAAAGCAAGAACGCTCAAGAGGCGCACGAAGCGATCCGTCCGACCAACATCGGCCAACGCACTGCTGGCTCCGCACCCGAGCAGGAGGCACTCTATGAATTGATCTGGCAGCGCACTGTCGCCTCACAAATGTCGGACGCACGCATTATGCGCACCAAGGTCACCGCCAATATTACGGCGGAAGTGCTTGCGAAGCTCGGGGCAAAGGAGATTCCCGACTTCACCATCAATGGCTCACGTGTTCTTTTCCCAGGTTGGATTGCTGCCGACCCAGAAGCTCGCGGCGAGGATGTTGAAGTACCGAAAGTGTCAAAAGACGAAGCGCTGTCGCTCATCGCCATGAAGACCGACGCCAAAACCACCGAACCACCGGGCCGATACTCCGAAGCCGGCCTCGTGAAAGAGCTCGAAAAGCGTGGCATCGGCCGACCATCGACCTACGCGTCCATCATCAAGACTATTGAGGAACGCGAGTATGTTGTGAAGGAGCAAAAAGCCCTCAAGCCCACCGACACAGGTGACGTGGTGAGCTCGTTCCTGGAAAACAATTTTGCCGAATACATCAGCGACACCTTCACCGCCGACATGGAAGACAAGCTCGACGATATCGCGCTTGGAAAGGCGGAGTATGAAAAAACGCTAAAGAATTTCTATACGCCGTTTCAAAAAGATATCAAGGCCAAAGAAAAGACCGCGAAGGCCACCGACCTCGGTGCCGCGCCCGATGAATTCAAGTGCCCTGTCTGCGGCGGTGACATGATCATTAAACTCGGACGTACCGGCAAGTTTTTGAGTTGCGCGAAGTTCCCGGACTGTACTGGAGCGCGCACATTTGAAGGCAAGGAGCTGGCAGGACCGAAAGAAACCGGCGAAGCTTGCCCAGAATGCGGCAAGGGCAAACTCATCGAGCGCGAAGGCCGGTTTGGCAAATTCATTTGCTGCAACCTGTATCCGAAGTGCAAGTTCATCAAGAAAGACGCAGAGCTAGAGCGCCAAAACTCCACCGGCGTCGCCTGCCCAATGTGCGGCACTGGAATGATGACCGAACGCCGCGGTCGCTTTGGACTTTTCTACAGTTGCTCCAACTATCCGAAGTGCAAGAACGCGATCAAGGCCAAGCCGACCGGCAATATCTGCTCACATGGTCGCGACAAAGGCGATGGCAAAGGTTTAACCCCCTGCGGCGCCCTCATGATGGCCGGTACCAAGACCATCCCAGAACGCTGCTCCGACAAAACCTGTCCGAATCACAATCCGCACAAGTTGGTGTAG
- a CDS encoding ParB/RepB/Spo0J family partition protein — MTPPASQFFSDSIFWIDIDKVRPNPFQPRKEFDELRLKDLAESIRMYGILQPLVVTRKEVVKADGGLSTEYELISGERRLRASKIAGLSQVPTLIRASEESDRVKLELAIIENLQREDLNAVDRARAFQRLVEEFKFKHGQIAEKMGKSREYVSNTLRLLSMPPELLEALSMGRISEGHARPLMMLNDRPEEQLVLFKEIILKKLTVREAEAIARRVAFDKIRKKERMIAPDIIEMEEKLTETLGTRVHIEQRDKGGKITIDYFGPDDLRTLMELIHKKTAAGVVSVAPIQVPVVSEISAVIAEPEVGTEAPVDDRSVDEKKADENDDNLYSVNNFVV, encoded by the coding sequence ATGACCCCTCCCGCATCACAATTCTTCAGCGACTCCATTTTTTGGATCGATATCGACAAGGTACGCCCGAATCCTTTCCAGCCGCGCAAGGAATTCGACGAACTGCGCCTCAAAGACCTCGCTGAATCCATCCGCATGTACGGCATCCTTCAGCCGCTTGTGGTGACGCGCAAGGAAGTAGTGAAAGCTGACGGCGGTCTCTCCACCGAATACGAGCTCATTTCCGGCGAGCGCCGTCTCCGCGCTTCGAAAATCGCCGGCCTCAGCCAGGTGCCGACCCTCATCCGCGCTTCTGAAGAGAGCGACCGCGTGAAGCTTGAGCTAGCCATCATTGAAAACCTCCAGCGCGAGGACCTCAATGCTGTGGACCGTGCCCGCGCTTTCCAGCGCCTTGTCGAAGAGTTCAAGTTCAAACACGGCCAGATCGCCGAGAAGATGGGCAAGAGCCGAGAATATGTCAGCAACACACTCCGCCTGCTTTCGATGCCACCAGAATTGCTCGAAGCGCTTTCCATGGGTCGCATTTCTGAAGGTCACGCGCGTCCGCTGATGATGCTCAATGATCGTCCGGAGGAGCAATTGGTATTGTTCAAGGAGATCATTTTGAAAAAGCTCACCGTGCGTGAGGCTGAGGCGATCGCCCGACGTGTTGCCTTTGACAAGATTCGCAAGAAGGAGCGCATGATCGCGCCGGACATTATCGAAATGGAGGAGAAGCTCACCGAAACCCTCGGCACCCGTGTGCATATCGAACAGCGCGACAAAGGCGGCAAGATCACTATTGATTATTTCGGCCCGGACGATCTGCGTACACTCATGGAGCTGATCCACAAGAAGACGGCGGCTGGGGTGGTTTCCGTTGCACCGATCCAGGTGCCTGTCGTCTCAGAAATTTCTGCGGTGATAGCAGAGCCAGAAGTCGGAACAGAAGCACCTGTCGACGACCGCAGTGTTGATGAGAAGAAGGCGGATGAAAATGACGACAATTTGTACTCAGTGAATAATTTTGTGGTCTAA
- a CDS encoding type II toxin-antitoxin system PemK/MazF family toxin: MKKDYPQWHQKKTILNDRKDIDTLFFREKEVWWIALGANIGFEQDGKGDEFRRPVLILKKFNKYLVLIVPLTTKIKKDNKYYVACSISNDDLARMAIISQVRPVDTKRFIDKLGVATDDSFMQIKNAIKAML, translated from the coding sequence GTGAAAAAAGACTATCCGCAGTGGCATCAGAAAAAGACCATTCTCAATGATAGAAAGGATATCGATACCCTGTTTTTTCGTGAGAAAGAGGTGTGGTGGATCGCACTTGGTGCAAACATCGGCTTTGAGCAGGATGGAAAGGGTGACGAATTCCGACGACCTGTTTTAATATTAAAAAAGTTCAATAAATACCTCGTACTAATCGTGCCACTCACTACTAAAATTAAAAAGGACAATAAATACTACGTCGCTTGTTCGATATCTAATGACGACCTCGCGCGCATGGCGATTATTTCCCAAGTTCGTCCCGTGGATACGAAGCGTTTTATCGACAAGTTGGGTGTTGCAACTGACGATTCTTTTATGCAAATCAAAAACGCAATCAAAGCGATGCTCTGA
- the miaA gene encoding tRNA (adenosine(37)-N6)-dimethylallyltransferase MiaA, whose amino-acid sequence MSELEKIKILVIVGPTASGKSDLAVHLAKQLDGEVISADSRQVYKGLDVGTGKITAVEMQGVRHHLLDVASPLRKFTVERYKKLAAKAIADIAKRGKLPIICGGTGFYIDALVDGIVFPDVPPNPKLRAELAKIGKKDPAALFAQLKELDPERAEAIDQHNLRRVIRAIEIATALGKVPKISSMENTENSSPYDPIFIGVNPDTETLRAKIQTRLIERIDKQGMVDEARALYDGGLSWKRMEELGLEYRYLALFLQQKITREKMIDRLGFEIWHYAKRQLAWFKRNKHIQWFESGTDAAILKKVRGFLEKIGGKKTT is encoded by the coding sequence ATGTCTGAGTTAGAAAAAATAAAGATTCTTGTGATCGTCGGTCCGACCGCTTCTGGCAAGAGCGATTTAGCGGTGCACCTAGCGAAGCAGCTTGACGGCGAGGTGATTTCGGCGGATTCGCGTCAGGTATACAAAGGTCTCGATGTTGGCACTGGCAAGATCACGGCTGTCGAAATGCAGGGCGTGCGGCACCACCTCCTCGATGTCGCTTCCCCGTTGCGAAAATTCACCGTCGAGCGATACAAGAAGCTCGCCGCAAAGGCGATCGCGGACATCGCGAAGCGCGGCAAGCTGCCGATCATCTGCGGCGGCACCGGCTTCTATATCGACGCGCTCGTGGATGGTATCGTATTTCCTGATGTACCACCCAATCCAAAGCTTCGCGCAGAGCTCGCTAAAATCGGCAAAAAAGATCCGGCAGCGCTATTTGCACAACTAAAAGAGCTCGACCCAGAGCGCGCAGAAGCAATTGACCAACACAACCTGCGACGCGTGATTCGAGCGATCGAGATTGCAACAGCACTCGGAAAAGTGCCTAAAATTTCAAGTATGGAAAATACAGAGAACAGCTCGCCATACGACCCCATCTTCATCGGCGTCAATCCCGACACAGAGACACTGCGTGCGAAAATACAGACACGCCTCATCGAACGTATCGACAAACAAGGCATGGTCGACGAAGCGCGTGCCCTGTATGACGGCGGCCTGTCGTGGAAACGCATGGAGGAGCTCGGACTCGAATATCGATATCTTGCGCTATTTCTTCAGCAGAAAATCACTCGCGAAAAAATGATCGATCGTCTCGGCTTCGAGATCTGGCACTACGCCAAACGCCAGCTTGCGTGGTTCAAAAGGAACAAACATATTCAGTGGTTTGAGAGCGGGACGGATGCGGCCATCTTAAAAAAGGTCAGAGGGTTTTTGGAGAAGATTGGTGGAAAAAAGACTACTTAA
- the pyrF gene encoding orotidine-5'-phosphate decarboxylase: MNSTFREKLETLWAQGKSVCVGLDSELEKIPEHIRQESVFSSLYRFNAAIVDATKDVVCAYKPNSAFYEAHGDRGLAALRATIQHINEVAPNVPVILDAKRADIGNTNAGYEQAAFDYLKADALTVHPYLGKEALAPFLARTDKGIIILCRTSNPGAGEFQDLQVFTGEMDTDPVMGIRPITKPLYQVVAEQVAGKWNNNGNCAVVVGATYPHELKDVRRIVGDMPILIPGIGAQGGDIEKTVKAGKRVDGGGMIINSSRGIIFASSGTDFAEAARRETLKLHETINQFRQ, from the coding sequence ATGAACTCAACCTTCCGTGAAAAGCTTGAAACCCTGTGGGCTCAAGGCAAGTCGGTGTGCGTCGGACTCGACAGCGAACTCGAAAAGATTCCGGAACACATCCGCCAAGAAAGCGTCTTCTCATCCCTCTATCGCTTCAATGCGGCGATCGTTGACGCTACCAAGGATGTGGTCTGCGCCTACAAGCCGAACAGCGCTTTCTACGAAGCACATGGAGACAGGGGTTTGGCGGCGCTTCGTGCGACGATCCAGCACATCAATGAAGTCGCTCCAAATGTCCCTGTCATCCTTGATGCCAAACGTGCCGACATCGGCAATACCAATGCCGGTTACGAGCAAGCTGCCTTCGACTATCTGAAGGCCGATGCCCTCACCGTGCACCCCTATTTGGGCAAAGAGGCGCTTGCTCCTTTCCTTGCCAGGACAGACAAAGGCATCATTATTCTCTGTCGCACCTCCAATCCAGGGGCCGGGGAGTTTCAAGACCTACAAGTCTTCACTGGCGAGATGGATACCGACCCTGTCATGGGGATTCGTCCCATTACAAAACCACTTTATCAGGTGGTCGCCGAACAAGTTGCTGGTAAGTGGAACAACAACGGCAACTGTGCCGTCGTTGTTGGGGCAACGTATCCACACGAGCTCAAAGATGTCCGTCGGATCGTCGGTGACATGCCTATCCTCATTCCCGGTATCGGAGCCCAGGGCGGCGATATCGAGAAGACGGTGAAAGCTGGCAAGCGCGTCGATGGCGGCGGCATGATCATCAACTCCTCTCGCGGCATCATCTTTGCTTCGAGCGGGACGGATTTTGCCGAAGCTGCTCGTCGTGAGACGCTCAAACTGCACGAAACCATCAACCAGTTCCGGCAATAA
- a CDS encoding class I SAM-dependent methyltransferase, with translation MTPFFLDCAMKRKSFEKHRLAVAQAASGIVLEIGFGSGLNLPYYRNVSKLFALDPSRDLFVLAKGRVEKAAFPVDFLQASAEQIPLADTSVDAVVSTWSLCTIPHPQLALKEVLRVLKPGGTFSFIEHGKSPNRFVAAVQKCCTPFSKCFAGGCHLDREIEKLIRGSGFDIQKLDTFSTWSMPLAYMYRGVATKTDSFATKSSKC, from the coding sequence ATGACCCCATTCTTTCTCGACTGCGCGATGAAGCGAAAAAGCTTCGAGAAGCATCGTCTTGCTGTTGCTCAGGCGGCGAGCGGTATCGTGCTGGAGATCGGCTTCGGTTCTGGACTCAATTTGCCGTATTATCGAAACGTTTCGAAATTGTTCGCGCTCGATCCATCGCGCGATTTGTTTGTTCTCGCTAAAGGAAGAGTCGAAAAAGCGGCATTCCCAGTCGACTTTCTCCAAGCCTCAGCAGAGCAGATCCCGCTCGCCGACACATCAGTCGATGCTGTCGTGTCCACTTGGAGTCTGTGCACCATCCCGCATCCGCAGCTCGCATTGAAAGAGGTGTTGCGAGTGCTGAAGCCGGGCGGAACTTTTTCTTTCATCGAACATGGAAAGTCGCCGAACCGTTTTGTCGCAGCTGTTCAGAAATGCTGCACACCGTTTTCGAAGTGTTTTGCCGGTGGCTGCCATTTGGATCGGGAAATAGAGAAGCTGATCCGCGGGTCTGGGTTCGATATCCAAAAACTAGACACATTTTCAACATGGTCAATGCCGCTGGCATATATGTACAGGGGAGTGGCCACAAAGACTGATTCATTTGCTACCAAATCCTCAAAGTGCTAG
- the rpmG gene encoding 50S ribosomal protein L33 has protein sequence MSQERLIQLKNKSTGEVYWSRKNKKKVERKIELSKYSKKLRKHVVFKEAKK, from the coding sequence ATGTCACAAGAACGATTGATCCAACTCAAGAACAAGTCCACCGGCGAGGTGTATTGGAGCCGCAAGAACAAGAAGAAAGTCGAGCGCAAGATCGAGCTTTCGAAGTACAGCAAGAAGCTCCGCAAGCACGTGGTGTTCAAGGAGGCGAAGAAATAG